The Toxorhynchites rutilus septentrionalis strain SRP chromosome 3, ASM2978413v1, whole genome shotgun sequence genome includes a region encoding these proteins:
- the LOC129775994 gene encoding cartilage oligomeric matrix protein produces the protein MWKLLVLLCMSFLLDDVLALSLDPVASNELDQYIKNDFIISLRHIRPRRKFRLSIEALFMIDFPFAQNKFTFYLDRKGKRVTVDVNSNSKLYSKYMEIPGMNETTTIRSLAILFGQNALTLYIDCKESAKLDLDINISKLYTNQDEPVAKLFRERKYPLHLDSSVENALSRTNCQNLSKNKTVKKLGSVGKILKKSIYEQDESRSAYEKNKKRDVRNWYRGNEKYRDERLETRNFNNRGDIPILHGDCDENLIKSLNDLTALVKEIREEVRRQREEIQHLRSLIENCAGCQKTPVQLHYETCQHNNPCFPGVHCYDTQTGIRCGHCPQGYVGDGINCKPGVTCADKPCFPDVICYDTIEGAQCGPCPERYEGDGRTCHPKNLCNEGVCAAGVQCTTMDQPPYYKCDACPMGYKGNGTVCQDIDECDLIEPCDVRVRCTNLVPGFRCEPCPAGFTGLHSAGLYATTFEHALQRQKCIDINECADGSARCGAYTVCFNTEGSYECQCERGFRRNSTKSDDGCFPIEGMCLDGTVCDKNAVCIHAGSNTYKCKCKVGWAGNGFHCGLDRDLDGWADFNLECADSRCRQDNCVNVPNSGQEDADKDGIGDACDQDADNDGIMNSPDNCPLVHNPDQLDTDKNGADKQGDACDNCPTVANIDQHDVDGDGIGDACDRDIDNDGILNERDNCPKKANVNQLDSDGDGIGDVCDNCPAVANLDQMDSDNDLIGDACDSDIDRDRDGIQDSRDNCPKLANSDQLDTDGDGRGDLCDPDADNDGIPNGIDNCPIVHNPNQTDVNNDGVGDICEEDFDLDLIPNYLDNCPNNSKIFSTDFRTYQTVVLDPEGDSQIDPNWVIYNRGAEIVQTQNSDPGLAVGYDAFGGVDFEGTFFVDTEIDDDYVGFIFSYQDNHKFYAVMWKKNIQTYWQATPFRASAEPGIQLKLIDSNTGPGQMLRNSLWHTGDTKDQVKLLWKDPRNVGWKERTAYRWLLLHRPKIGLIRLRVFDGEKMVADSGNIFDSTLKGGRLGVFCFSQEMIIWSDLVYRCNDNVPEAIYRELPPRIQKEVQVDYKT, from the exons TTGCCTCTAATGAACTTGATCAATATATTAAAAATGACTTCATTATCTCACTTAGACACATTCG GCCAAGAAGAAAATTTCGGTTATCTATTGAAGCACTTTTTATGATTGACTTTCCGTTCGCACAAAATAAGTTTACATTTTATCTCGACCGGAAAGGAAAAAGAG TAACTGTTGACGTAAACTCGAACTCGAAGTTGTACTCAAAATACATGGAGATACCGGGGATGAATGAGACTACAACGATACGCTCGCTAGCTATTCTATTTGGACAAAATGCATTGACTCTTTATATCGATTGTAAAGAAAGCGCGAAATTAGATTTAGATATCAATATATCTAAACTGTATACAAACCAGGATGAGCCCGTTGCAAAATTG TTCAGGGAACGCAAATACCCGCTGCATTTAGATTCATCGGTTGAGAATGCTCTTTCTAGAACGAACTGTCAGAATCTGTCAAAGaacaaaactgtaaaaaaattgGGATCAGTTgggaaaattctcaaaaaatcaatttatgaaCAAG ATGAGAGTAGAAGcgcatatgaaaaaaataaaaaaagggacGTTCGTAATTGGTATAGAGGCAATGAGAAATACCGAGACGAACGTTTGGAAACAAGGAATTTCAATAACAGAGGAGATATACCAATACTCCATGGCGATTGTGACG aaaatttaataaaatctCTTAATGATTTGACTGCGCTGGTTAAAGAAATTCGCGAAGAGGTCAGACGGCAGAGAGAAGAAATTCAGCATCTCAGAAGTTTAATTGAAAATTGCGCTGGCTGTCAGAAAACGCCTGTGCAATTGCATTATGAAACGTGTCAACACAATAATCCATGTTTCCCAG GTGTACATTGCTACGATACCCAGACAGGAATCAGATGTGGGCATTGCCCACAAGGTTACGTAGGAGATGGCATAAACTGCAAACCTGGAGTGACCTGTGCTGATAAACCATGCTTCCC tgatGTGATCTGTTACGACACAATTGAAGGCGCACAATGTGGCCCGTGTCCAGAAAGATATGAGGGCGATGGCAGAACGTGTCACCCCAAGAACTTGTGCAATGAAGGCGTGTGTGCAGCAG GAGTACAATGCACGACGATGGATCAACCTCCATATTACAAATGTGATGCGTGCCCCATGGGATACAAAGGAAACGGTACTGTTTGCCAGGATATCGATGAG TGTGACTTGATTGAACCTTGTGACGTACGAGTACGCTGTACTAACTTGGTACCAGGGTTCCGATGCGAGCCTTGTCCGGCTGGATTCACTGGACTTCATAGTGCAGGATTGTATGCTACCACTTTCGAGCACGCATTGCAGAGACAAAAGTGTATCGACATAAACGAATGTGCAGACGGTTCTGCTCGCTGCGGTGCTTACACTGTCTGTTTCAATACCGAAGGATCGTACGAGTGCCAATGTGAACGGGGATTCAGACGAAACTCGACGAAATCCGATGACGGGTGCTTCCCAATAGAGGGAATGTGTTTGGATGGGACCGTGTGTGACAAGAACGCTGTTTGCATACATGCTGGCAGTAATACTTACAA GTGCAAATGTAAGGTAGGTTGGGCGGGAAATGGATTCCATTGCGGCCTGGATAGAGATTTAGATGGATGGGCTGATTTCAATCTAGAATGCGCCGATAGTAGATGTCGCCAAGATAATTGTGTGAATGTGCCAAATTCTGGACAAGAAGATGCTGATAAAGACGGCATAGGAGATGCATGTGATCAAGATGCAGATAATGACGGAATAATGAACAGTCCG GATAACTGTCCTTTGGTACACAACCCAGATCAATTGGACACAGACAAGAATGGGGCTGACAAGCAAGGCGATGCCTGTGACAATTGTCCTACTGTGGCAAACATTGATCAACATGATGTAGATGGCGATGGTATAGGAGATGCATGTGATCGCGATATAGATAACGATGGAATATTGAATGAACGGGACAATTGTCCTAAAAAAGCCAATGTTAATCAACTCGACAGTGATGGAGATGGCATAGGAGACGTATGTGATAATTGCCCAGCGGTTGCAAATCTTGACCAG ATGGATTCAGATAATGACTTGATTGGGGATGCTTGTGATAGTGACATAGATAGAGATCGCGACGGTATACAAGATAGTCGAGATAATTGCCCGAAGCTCGCTAACTCTGATCAGTTGGATACAGACGGAGACGGCCGTGGTGACTTGTGTGATCCAGATGCAGATAATGATGGAATTCCTAACGGAATTGATAACTGCCCTATAGTTCATAACCCCAATCAAACAGATGTCAACA ATGATGGCGTTGGCGATATTTGTGAAGAAGATTTTGATTTAGACTTGATTCCCAATTATTTAGACAACTGTCCTAATAattctaaaatattttcaacTGATTTTCGAACATATCAAACTGTTGTCCTTGATCCTGAGGGAGATTCTCAGATTGACCCCAACTGGGTAATTTACAACAGAGGAGCGGAAATAGTTCAAACACAAAACAGTGATCCTGGTCTAGCCGTTGG GTATGATGCTTTTGGAGGCGTCGACTTCGAAGGAACATTTTTCGTTGATACAGAAATAGATGACGATTATGTTGGTTTCATATTCAGTTATCAGGACAATCATAAATTCTACGCTGTGATGTGGAAGAAGAACATACAGACTTACTGGCAAGCAACACCATTCCGTGCATCCGCCGAACCTGGAATCCAGCTTAAATTGATTGACAGTAATACAGGACCTGGCCAAATGTTGCGAAATAGTTTGTGGCATACAGGAGACACGAAAGACCAAGTCAAACTACTGTGGAAGGATCCTAGAAATGTTGGTTGGAAGGAGCGCACTGCATATCGGTGGCTTCTTCTTCATCGTCCCAAAATTGGGTTGATTCGACTAAGAGTATTCGATGGCGAGAAAATGGTTGCAGATTCTGGAAATATATTCGATTCTACCTTAAAAGGTGGTCGTTTAGGGGTGTTCTGTTTCTCTCAGGAAATGATAATATGGTCCGATTTAGTTTACAGATGTAACG acaatGTCCCAGAAGCAATATATAGAGAGCTACCTCCACGCATACAGAAAGAAGTGCAAGTTGACTATAAAACGTAA